In Flavobacteriales bacterium, the following are encoded in one genomic region:
- a CDS encoding T9SS type A sorting domain-containing protein yields the protein VTRDFTKVGLDEFSSMDVLIYPNPARDYFTVDLLGNSNDNEYTFKLKDSRARVLRESTITNSIVIERGDLASGIYFISVENGTKIIRQKILFAEKK from the coding sequence GTGACTAGAGACTTCACAAAGGTTGGATTAGATGAGTTTAGCAGTATGGATGTATTGATTTATCCAAATCCTGCGAGAGATTACTTTACAGTGGATCTATTGGGAAATAGTAATGATAATGAGTATACCTTTAAACTAAAGGATTCCAGAGCACGAGTATTACGAGAGTCTACCATCACTAATTCTATAGTAATAGAAAGAGGTGATTTAGCTTCTGGAATATATTTTATTTCCGTTGAAAATGGAACTAAAATAATACGTCAAAAAATACTTTTTGCTGAAAAAAAATAA